Proteins from a genomic interval of Croceicoccus naphthovorans:
- a CDS encoding cytochrome P450: MFANRPIADPDCFDPDRFASHGYPHEVWTRMRRDMPVAWYDDGLREPFWAITRYGDITAIGKDSDNFISAPGVTILRKDQAGAAMKRSVPLMLSMDPPEHHKNRTILRDRFKPSVMRALEEHIVERCRLIADEVAARRIALAEQGGEPVIDFVDAIAMRLPLDVILELLGVPTDDRDQMYEWSNAVVGSEDPEYGNVDVPREAVMAAQQAMFGYFSRFIAQRRAAPGDDLVSLLVEARIDGTPLTDMEILGFCFLLAIAGNETTRNATSGAMLALIEHPEQRAQLTANRSIMPVAVEELLRWVTPIIYMARTATRDIEIAGQTVRKGEKVVMLYPSANRDEAVFDDPFTLNLERKPNRHLTFGFGRHSCLGNDLARIELRAVLNEILSRFPDIELAGEVSRLRSNFVGGIKAMPVRLHKP, encoded by the coding sequence ATGTTCGCAAATCGCCCAATAGCCGACCCGGATTGTTTCGACCCCGACCGGTTTGCCAGCCACGGCTATCCCCATGAGGTCTGGACCCGCATGCGGCGCGACATGCCCGTCGCGTGGTACGACGACGGATTGCGAGAGCCGTTCTGGGCGATCACCCGCTATGGGGACATCACCGCCATCGGCAAGGACAGCGACAATTTCATCAGCGCGCCGGGGGTCACGATCCTGCGCAAGGATCAGGCAGGTGCGGCGATGAAGCGCAGCGTGCCGCTGATGCTGTCGATGGACCCGCCCGAGCACCACAAGAACCGCACTATCCTGCGCGATCGGTTCAAGCCCAGTGTGATGCGCGCGCTGGAAGAACATATCGTTGAGCGGTGCCGACTGATCGCCGACGAAGTTGCCGCCCGTCGCATCGCGCTTGCCGAACAGGGCGGAGAGCCGGTGATCGATTTCGTCGATGCCATCGCCATGCGCTTGCCACTGGATGTCATCCTTGAATTGTTGGGCGTGCCGACCGACGATCGCGACCAGATGTACGAATGGAGCAACGCCGTCGTCGGTTCGGAAGACCCCGAATATGGCAACGTCGATGTGCCAAGAGAGGCCGTAATGGCGGCGCAGCAGGCGATGTTCGGCTATTTTTCGCGCTTCATCGCGCAAAGGCGGGCCGCACCGGGCGATGACCTGGTCAGCCTTCTGGTCGAAGCGCGGATCGACGGCACGCCTTTGACGGATATGGAAATTCTGGGTTTTTGCTTCTTGCTGGCCATCGCCGGGAACGAGACGACCCGCAACGCGACCAGCGGGGCGATGCTGGCGTTGATCGAACACCCCGAACAGCGGGCCCAGCTTACCGCGAACCGGTCGATCATGCCCGTGGCGGTCGAAGAACTTCTGCGCTGGGTGACACCCATCATCTACATGGCCCGCACCGCAACGCGCGATATCGAGATTGCGGGCCAGACGGTTCGCAAGGGCGAGAAGGTCGTCATGCTCTACCCCTCCGCCAACCGTGACGAGGCGGTTTTCGACGATCCGTTTACGCTGAACCTGGAGAGGAAACCGAACCGGCACCTGACATTCGGCTTCGGTCGGCACAGCTGTCTTGGTAACGATCTTGCCCGCATTGAACTGCGCGCTGTCTTGAACGAAATCCTTTCGCGATTCCCGGACATCGAATTGGCGGGAGAGGTGAGCCGTCTGCGGTCCAATTTCGTCGGCGGGATCAAGGCGATGCCGGTCCGCCTGCACAAGCCCTAG
- a CDS encoding enoyl-CoA hydratase, whose amino-acid sequence MSSDIVPPEPSGHIYETDEPILYAAKDGIAWITLNRPQFHNVQNSQMTYALDDAFVRAVDDDAVKVIVLKSDAKHFSAGHDIGSPGRDFHASVERRLGWYDHANKAGAEKAYIREQEQYLGMCKRWRDLPKPTIAQVHGGCIAGGLMLAWVCDLIVASDDAFFQDPVLQMGFPGLEYFAHCHELNVRIAKEFLFLGERMPAARAYEMGMVNRVVPRDDLAGEVQKIASRIAEQPRLALQLAKQACNHMETLAGKNAGIDAAFGYHHFAHANNTLVKGDYIAGFDGKKMAAANKKQSGES is encoded by the coding sequence ATGAGCAGCGACATCGTTCCGCCCGAACCAAGTGGCCACATCTACGAAACTGACGAGCCGATCCTGTACGCGGCGAAAGACGGTATCGCGTGGATTACGTTGAACCGGCCGCAGTTTCACAACGTACAGAACAGCCAGATGACCTATGCGCTGGACGATGCCTTCGTGCGGGCAGTGGACGATGACGCGGTGAAAGTCATCGTGCTCAAATCGGATGCCAAGCATTTCAGCGCGGGCCACGATATCGGATCGCCGGGTCGCGACTTTCACGCCAGCGTCGAGCGCCGGTTGGGCTGGTACGATCATGCCAACAAGGCGGGGGCTGAAAAGGCCTATATCCGCGAGCAGGAACAATACCTCGGCATGTGCAAACGCTGGCGCGATTTGCCAAAGCCGACCATCGCGCAGGTGCACGGCGGCTGTATTGCCGGTGGGTTGATGCTGGCCTGGGTCTGCGACCTGATCGTGGCGTCGGACGACGCGTTCTTTCAGGATCCGGTGTTGCAGATGGGCTTTCCGGGTCTGGAATACTTTGCGCATTGTCATGAACTGAATGTGCGCATTGCAAAGGAATTCCTGTTTCTTGGCGAACGGATGCCCGCCGCGCGTGCCTATGAAATGGGCATGGTCAATCGCGTCGTCCCGCGTGACGATCTGGCTGGCGAGGTGCAGAAAATCGCAAGCCGCATTGCCGAGCAGCCCCGACTGGCGTTGCAGCTGGCCAAACAGGCCTGCAACCACATGGAGACTCTGGCGGGCAAGAACGCCGGGATCGATGCGGCATTCGGCTATCACCACTTTGCCCATGCCAACAATACGCTGGTGAAGGGCGACTATATCGCCGGGTTCGACGGCAAGAAGATGGCTGCTGCAAATAAGAAGCAGTCCGGCGAAAGCTGA
- a CDS encoding nuclear transport factor 2 family protein codes for MTKLQDRNDAQAIETVYAHYCTVIDSKDFTGLREVFLPDAVQDYRSSNGILEFGVEPLITRLTRNMGHGSLCGETAHSVSNIRIKVDGDTARAKARFHATHHGLEHFVGKRYACWGEYSDDWVRTDDGWRITRRHYRNTRTEGPVEIIRGRPAPAS; via the coding sequence ATGACGAAGCTGCAAGACCGCAATGACGCACAGGCGATAGAAACTGTTTACGCCCACTATTGCACCGTTATCGACAGCAAGGATTTCACCGGCTTGCGAGAGGTATTTCTGCCCGATGCCGTGCAGGATTATCGCAGTTCAAACGGCATTCTTGAGTTCGGGGTGGAGCCGTTGATTACCCGGCTCACCCGGAACATGGGTCATGGATCGCTTTGCGGCGAAACCGCGCATTCGGTCAGCAATATCAGGATCAAGGTCGACGGCGATACGGCCCGCGCCAAGGCCCGGTTTCATGCGACCCATCACGGGCTGGAACACTTTGTTGGCAAGCGCTACGCATGTTGGGGCGAATACAGCGACGATTGGGTGCGTACCGATGATGGGTGGCGCATTACCCGCCGCCATTATCGCAATACCAGGACCGAAGGCCCGGTCGAGATTATCCGCGGCAGGCCAGCGCCAGCATCGTAA
- a CDS encoding SDR family NAD(P)-dependent oxidoreductase, with protein MLDPNALLSLEGKVAVVTGAAAGIGRAIAQRFAAAGAKLVLADKDRDGLAGTLKSMDGPAATSFTLDIGDWEAADRVVDHAVASHGTVDILINAAGLFPSASLAEISEAHWDLLLDINLKGAMRMAQAAARIMVSAGSGAIVNIASIQGLRPTAGKAAYASSKAGLIALTQVTAKELAPSGIRVNAVAPGPILTKSISARIEALTEEQKIGAGRQLSQVPLGRFGEPDEVARIVLFLSSPAASFVTGATWSVDGGASLA; from the coding sequence ATGCTCGATCCGAATGCGCTGCTTTCGCTTGAAGGCAAGGTCGCCGTCGTCACCGGCGCGGCTGCCGGGATCGGGCGCGCCATCGCCCAACGCTTTGCCGCCGCGGGCGCGAAATTGGTTCTGGCCGACAAGGACCGCGACGGGTTGGCCGGCACCCTAAAAAGCATGGATGGCCCCGCAGCGACGTCCTTCACCCTCGATATCGGCGATTGGGAGGCTGCGGATCGCGTTGTCGATCATGCTGTCGCATCGCACGGCACCGTCGACATCCTGATCAACGCGGCGGGCCTGTTTCCGTCGGCGTCGTTGGCCGAGATCAGCGAAGCGCACTGGGACCTGTTGCTCGACATCAACCTGAAAGGCGCGATGCGCATGGCGCAGGCAGCCGCGCGCATCATGGTCTCGGCGGGATCGGGCGCTATCGTCAATATCGCGTCGATCCAGGGCCTGCGCCCTACGGCGGGCAAGGCGGCCTATGCCTCTTCCAAGGCCGGACTGATCGCATTGACGCAAGTGACGGCGAAAGAGCTCGCCCCATCGGGCATCCGCGTCAACGCGGTCGCGCCCGGGCCGATCCTGACCAAGTCGATCAGCGCGCGAATTGAAGCGTTGACCGAAGAGCAGAAAATCGGTGCTGGCCGCCAACTTTCGCAGGTTCCGCTGGGCCGGTTCGGAGAGCCGGACGAAGTTGCACGCATCGTCCTGTTCCTCTCCAGTCCAGCCGCATCGTTCGTGACCGGCGCGACGTGGAGCGTGGATGGCGGCGCTTCGCTGGCCTGA
- a CDS encoding CoA-transferase subunit beta: MAEATLAELCILAASEAFRGNGEIVATGVGPVPRTAAGLAKLTHTPELMMTDGECYLVEQPVPIGPRAYDDRKPAGYLPFSRFFDSAVWTRRRHAMVTPTQLDRFGQINLSYMGGTHAQPKVQMLGVRGFPGNSIYHPNSFFFPVHSKRVFVEGEVDMISGAGYNPAKRKAGGNFSGIDLRRIVTNLCVMDFGGADNAVRVISLHPGVTFDQVQDATGFELELADDVAQTPVPDAETLAIIATLDPHNVRSKVIKDNPPATGAAG; encoded by the coding sequence ATGGCCGAAGCAACCCTTGCCGAATTGTGCATCCTTGCCGCGTCAGAGGCGTTTCGCGGCAATGGCGAGATTGTCGCAACCGGTGTGGGGCCCGTGCCCCGCACGGCTGCCGGACTGGCGAAACTGACGCACACGCCCGAACTGATGATGACCGACGGCGAATGCTATCTGGTCGAACAGCCGGTGCCCATCGGCCCCCGCGCATACGACGATCGCAAACCTGCGGGATACCTGCCGTTCTCTCGCTTTTTCGACAGCGCGGTCTGGACCCGGCGCAGGCACGCGATGGTCACGCCGACCCAGCTTGACCGGTTCGGGCAGATCAACCTGTCCTACATGGGCGGCACCCACGCTCAGCCGAAAGTCCAGATGCTGGGGGTGCGCGGCTTTCCGGGGAATTCGATCTACCACCCCAATTCGTTCTTTTTCCCCGTTCACAGCAAGCGGGTCTTCGTGGAGGGCGAGGTCGATATGATCTCTGGCGCTGGGTACAACCCGGCCAAGCGTAAGGCGGGCGGCAACTTTTCAGGCATCGATCTGCGCCGGATCGTCACGAACCTGTGCGTCATGGATTTCGGCGGTGCGGATAACGCGGTGCGCGTCATCTCGTTGCACCCCGGCGTGACATTCGATCAGGTGCAGGACGCGACCGGTTTCGAACTGGAACTGGCAGACGACGTGGCGCAGACGCCGGTACCCGATGCGGAAACGCTGGCCATTATCGCCACGCTCGACCCGCACAACGTGCGCAGCAAGGTCATCAAGGACAATCCCCCCGCAACGGGAGCAGCCGGATGA
- a CDS encoding CoA transferase subunit A codes for MLDKRMTAADIVGQIESGMTIGIGGWGPRRKPMALVRELLRSDVTDLTVVAYGGADVGMLCAAGKVKKVIFAFVSLDAIPLEPWFRKAREAGGIDVLEMDEGMFQWGLKAAAFDLPFLPTRVGLGTDLAELGGFKTITSPYADGETLIAMPAIPLDIALIHVNRSDWRGNVQVFGPDVYYDEWFAKAAKRAFVSCEELVDRIEDHYPDDAQSNLFERCFVTGVVEVPGGAHPTSMPPHYGWDMAALKQYAAAAREPGDWTSVADQFVDESEDAYMKRNGGWEAVAKLPLPIF; via the coding sequence ATGCTCGATAAAAGGATGACGGCGGCGGATATCGTCGGCCAGATCGAAAGCGGGATGACGATAGGCATTGGCGGCTGGGGCCCCCGGCGCAAGCCGATGGCGCTGGTACGCGAACTGTTGCGCAGCGATGTGACCGACCTGACCGTGGTCGCCTATGGCGGTGCCGATGTCGGCATGCTGTGCGCGGCGGGCAAGGTGAAGAAAGTGATTTTCGCCTTCGTCTCGCTGGATGCGATCCCGCTGGAACCGTGGTTCCGCAAGGCGCGAGAGGCGGGCGGGATCGACGTTCTGGAAATGGACGAGGGCATGTTCCAGTGGGGTTTGAAGGCGGCCGCCTTCGACCTGCCGTTCCTGCCGACGCGCGTCGGGCTTGGCACCGACCTGGCCGAGCTTGGCGGATTCAAGACCATCACCAGTCCCTATGCAGATGGTGAGACGCTGATCGCGATGCCCGCGATCCCGCTCGACATCGCGTTGATCCATGTGAACCGCAGCGATTGGCGCGGCAACGTGCAGGTTTTCGGCCCCGACGTCTATTACGACGAGTGGTTTGCCAAGGCGGCCAAGCGCGCGTTCGTATCGTGTGAGGAGCTGGTCGACCGGATTGAGGATCATTATCCCGACGATGCGCAAAGCAACCTGTTCGAGCGCTGCTTTGTAACCGGCGTCGTCGAAGTCCCCGGCGGCGCGCATCCCACGTCGATGCCGCCCCACTATGGTTGGGACATGGCTGCGCTGAAACAATACGCAGCCGCCGCCAGGGAACCGGGCGACTGGACAAGCGTGGCCGATCAATTCGTGGACGAGAGCGAGGATGCCTACATGAAGCGCAATGGCGGATGGGAAGCGGTGGCGAAACTGCCGCTGCCGATATTCTGA
- a CDS encoding RidA family protein — MSMATVHAGTCYLSGQVAIDNRGGPIEAQVAEILDRIDNLLAECGSDRSRMLSVQVFMADLADMAPLNEAWDAWLPAGSAPARTTIQTTLASDAYRLEIAVIAAAG; from the coding sequence ATGAGCATGGCGACCGTCCATGCCGGAACCTGTTATCTTTCCGGGCAAGTCGCGATCGACAATCGCGGCGGCCCCATCGAAGCGCAAGTCGCCGAAATCCTCGACAGAATTGACAACCTCCTGGCCGAATGCGGTAGCGACCGGTCCCGCATGTTGAGCGTTCAGGTCTTCATGGCCGACCTTGCCGACATGGCACCCCTGAACGAAGCATGGGATGCCTGGCTTCCTGCCGGAAGCGCCCCGGCCCGCACGACGATCCAGACGACCCTCGCATCCGACGCCTATCGGCTGGAAATCGCGGTAATCGCGGCGGCAGGCTGA
- a CDS encoding enoyl-CoA hydratase family protein, whose product MPVRCTIKDRIAEIVFDHPPVNALDSAGWNAVPDIVTEAARNPQVNCLLIRAEGRGFCGGVDIKEMQAHPDRIVALNRGNYRTFKAIRDAEVPVVCAVHGFVIGSGIGVCGASDTLIASEDAYFSLPEVDRGAMGGASHLLRMFPLHKVRAAFFTGGIIPAQEAYRLGAVEQVVPREELEAAARAFCARIASKSRKALVTAKEALNGLEPRDVDQGYRWEQGFTLEMYLHPDSQTARDAFVETKDAAKY is encoded by the coding sequence ATGCCGGTACGCTGCACCATCAAGGATCGCATCGCAGAGATCGTTTTCGACCATCCCCCGGTCAACGCGCTGGACAGCGCAGGCTGGAATGCGGTGCCCGACATCGTGACAGAGGCGGCGCGCAATCCGCAAGTGAACTGCCTGTTGATCCGGGCCGAAGGGCGCGGCTTCTGCGGCGGTGTCGACATCAAGGAGATGCAGGCCCACCCGGACCGGATCGTCGCGCTCAATCGCGGCAACTATCGCACGTTCAAGGCGATCCGCGATGCCGAGGTGCCGGTCGTTTGCGCCGTGCACGGCTTTGTGATCGGCAGCGGTATCGGCGTTTGCGGTGCATCCGATACGTTGATCGCATCCGAAGATGCGTACTTCTCTCTGCCGGAAGTCGACCGGGGGGCGATGGGCGGGGCGAGCCACCTGTTGCGCATGTTCCCGCTGCACAAGGTCCGCGCCGCCTTCTTCACCGGCGGTATTATCCCGGCGCAGGAGGCCTATCGGCTGGGCGCGGTGGAACAGGTTGTCCCTCGCGAGGAACTGGAGGCGGCGGCGCGGGCGTTTTGCGCGCGCATCGCCAGCAAGAGCCGCAAGGCTCTGGTTACCGCGAAGGAAGCGCTGAACGGGTTGGAGCCGCGCGACGTCGACCAAGGCTATCGCTGGGAACAGGGCTTTACGCTGGAGATGTACCTGCACCCCGATAGCCAGACCGCACGCGATGCCTTTGTAGAAACCAAGGACGCGGCGAAATACTGA
- a CDS encoding NAD(P)H-dependent flavin oxidoreductase: MHGALNTILTQRLGCRVPVLQTAMGWVATPELVAASSNAGAFGFLAAAVMSPDEAREAIARTRAITERDFGVNFHMFQPGAKEIVEIVIANADRVRAVSFGRGPDAAMIARFRDAGILCIPTVGAVKHARKMVDLGCDMITVQGGEGGGHTGSVATTVLLPQVLDAVDVPVIAAGGMADGRGLAAALAYGAVGIAMGTRFLMTQESPLPSAPKAAYLAAGTDQIAVTRKVDGIPQRMIVNPLLRRIEQSGRIGMWGRAITAGMEMKRQSGMGWRDVLATARSMTSHGEMPLSQAMMAAAAPMLIQKAIVDGDVEEGLMATGLVAGRLVDLPTCAELVDRIVGQATDRLNAITGGSNIQETM; the protein is encoded by the coding sequence ATGCACGGGGCGTTGAACACGATCCTGACCCAGCGATTGGGCTGCCGCGTGCCGGTACTGCAGACCGCGATGGGTTGGGTGGCAACGCCAGAGCTTGTCGCGGCGTCGAGCAATGCCGGTGCGTTCGGGTTCCTCGCGGCGGCGGTGATGTCACCCGACGAGGCGCGCGAGGCCATTGCACGGACGCGGGCGATTACCGAACGCGACTTCGGCGTGAACTTCCACATGTTCCAGCCCGGCGCGAAAGAGATCGTGGAGATCGTGATCGCCAACGCCGACCGTGTTCGTGCGGTCAGTTTCGGGCGCGGCCCCGATGCCGCGATGATCGCTCGGTTTCGTGATGCCGGCATCCTGTGCATCCCGACCGTCGGCGCGGTGAAGCATGCGCGCAAGATGGTCGACCTTGGTTGCGACATGATCACCGTACAGGGCGGCGAAGGCGGCGGGCATACGGGCAGCGTGGCCACCACGGTCCTCTTGCCGCAAGTGCTGGATGCGGTCGATGTGCCGGTCATCGCGGCGGGCGGCATGGCCGATGGGCGCGGGCTGGCGGCGGCATTGGCCTATGGCGCGGTGGGCATTGCGATGGGCACACGGTTCTTGATGACGCAGGAGAGTCCACTGCCGAGCGCGCCCAAAGCGGCCTATCTAGCCGCCGGGACCGACCAGATCGCGGTGACTCGTAAGGTAGACGGTATTCCGCAGCGGATGATCGTGAACCCGCTGCTGCGCCGGATCGAGCAATCGGGGCGGATTGGCATGTGGGGCCGGGCTATCACGGCGGGCATGGAGATGAAACGCCAATCGGGCATGGGCTGGCGCGATGTTCTCGCCACGGCTCGGTCGATGACCAGTCACGGCGAAATGCCGCTATCGCAGGCGATGATGGCCGCCGCCGCGCCGATGCTGATTCAGAAGGCCATTGTCGATGGCGATGTCGAGGAAGGGCTGATGGCCACCGGTTTGGTTGCTGGGCGGCTGGTCGATCTGCCGACATGTGCCGAACTGGTCGATCGGATCGTAGGGCAGGCCACCGACCGACTGAACGCCATCACGGGCGGTTCGAATATTCAGGAGACTATGTGA
- a CDS encoding acyl-CoA dehydrogenase: MDLRYTPEQDAFRAEVRAWLANNVPSEPLEHYDASAEGFEAHRRWESTLKQGDWGMVTWPREYGGRGLDLIQWLIFEEEYYRAKAPGRVNQNGIFLLGPTLMEFGTDEQKQRFLPPMASGAEIWAQAWSEPMAGSDLAGVRATATRDGDDYILNGHKIWSSRAVFADWAFGLFRAPGSERHQGMSLIFFPLDAPGVTRNAIRKINGHVGFAEIFLEDVRVPAFNRLGDEGQGWHVCMATAGFERGLMLRSPARYQVAAAELAKLWESRKAELDTDPALEAEVVRAFMNAEAYALSIYQTASALMAGATIGPEASTNKIFWSELDIHLHRTALALLGPQAELLSEPGAHDWIDDYIFALAGPIYAGSNEIQRNIIAERMLGLPRK, translated from the coding sequence ATGGACTTGCGCTACACCCCCGAACAGGACGCTTTCCGCGCTGAAGTACGTGCGTGGCTGGCGAATAACGTACCGTCCGAACCCCTAGAGCATTACGATGCGAGTGCCGAAGGTTTCGAAGCCCATCGCCGGTGGGAGTCCACCTTGAAGCAAGGTGACTGGGGCATGGTCACTTGGCCACGTGAATATGGCGGGCGCGGGCTGGACCTGATCCAGTGGCTGATTTTCGAAGAAGAATACTACCGCGCCAAGGCACCGGGTCGGGTCAACCAGAACGGCATCTTCCTGCTGGGCCCGACATTGATGGAATTCGGCACCGATGAGCAGAAGCAGCGGTTTCTGCCCCCGATGGCCAGCGGCGCGGAAATATGGGCGCAGGCATGGTCCGAACCGATGGCGGGCAGCGATCTGGCCGGCGTACGCGCCACCGCGACGCGCGACGGTGACGACTATATCCTCAACGGGCACAAGATATGGTCCAGCCGCGCAGTCTTCGCCGACTGGGCCTTCGGCCTGTTCCGCGCGCCGGGCAGCGAGCGGCATCAGGGGATGAGCCTGATCTTCTTCCCCCTTGATGCCCCCGGCGTGACCCGCAACGCGATCCGCAAGATCAACGGACACGTCGGGTTTGCCGAGATTTTCCTGGAGGATGTGCGCGTGCCCGCGTTCAACCGGTTGGGTGACGAGGGGCAGGGTTGGCACGTCTGTATGGCGACTGCCGGGTTCGAACGCGGCCTGATGCTGCGCAGTCCCGCACGCTATCAGGTCGCGGCGGCGGAGCTGGCGAAGCTTTGGGAGTCGCGGAAGGCCGAACTCGACACCGATCCGGCGCTGGAGGCGGAGGTCGTTCGCGCCTTCATGAATGCCGAGGCTTATGCACTAAGCATCTATCAGACCGCCTCAGCTTTGATGGCGGGGGCGACGATCGGGCCAGAGGCGTCGACAAACAAGATATTCTGGTCGGAACTAGACATCCACTTGCACCGGACCGCCTTGGCTCTGCTGGGCCCGCAGGCGGAGTTGTTGAGCGAACCGGGCGCGCACGACTGGATCGACGACTACATATTCGCGTTGGCCGGGCCGATCTATGCCGGATCGAACGAGATCCAGCGCAATATCATTGCCGAGCGGATGCTTGGCCTGCCGCGCAAGTAG
- a CDS encoding alpha/beta hydrolase gives MALHPQIQAMLDKRAELQLPGFAEGTPHDARETFRVSQQALPPNRGAKVAAMEDLTVAGPAGPVPVRRYTPLGGDPIGQIFYFHGGGWVFGTLDGFDPACRELADASRCEVLSVDYRLSPEHRFPAAHDDGWAAIAALRDPALPLVVAGDSAGGNIAAGLALRAKAEGAPEIALQLLAYPAIEPELTGSSHELYGDGGYLISSADIGWFWDQFVLPATRIDPIAAPARAEDLTGMPRTIVVVAGCDPLHDEGVAYAKKLRADGVEITLRDHPDMTHGFFTLVDVVDRAKEEIRAVGAIIAEDLRR, from the coding sequence ATGGCGCTTCACCCCCAGATACAGGCGATGCTGGACAAAAGAGCAGAACTGCAATTGCCCGGATTCGCAGAGGGTACGCCGCACGACGCCCGCGAAACCTTTCGTGTGTCGCAACAAGCCTTGCCGCCGAACCGGGGGGCGAAGGTGGCGGCTATGGAGGACTTGACGGTCGCTGGGCCCGCTGGCCCGGTGCCCGTGCGCCGCTATACGCCGCTGGGTGGCGATCCAATCGGCCAGATCTTTTATTTCCATGGCGGCGGCTGGGTCTTCGGCACCTTGGACGGGTTCGATCCTGCCTGCCGGGAACTGGCCGATGCCAGCCGGTGCGAAGTGCTGAGCGTCGATTACCGCCTTTCGCCCGAACACCGCTTCCCGGCTGCACATGACGACGGCTGGGCGGCAATCGCCGCGCTGCGCGATCCCGCCCTGCCGCTGGTGGTGGCGGGTGACAGCGCCGGTGGGAACATCGCGGCGGGGCTTGCCTTGCGGGCCAAGGCTGAGGGCGCACCGGAGATCGCGCTGCAGCTGCTGGCTTACCCGGCGATTGAGCCTGAACTGACCGGATCGTCGCACGAGTTGTACGGCGACGGTGGCTATCTGATTTCTTCCGCCGACATCGGCTGGTTCTGGGATCAGTTCGTCCTGCCCGCTACGCGGATCGATCCCATTGCCGCTCCGGCGCGGGCCGAGGATCTGACCGGCATGCCAAGGACAATCGTCGTCGTCGCGGGATGCGATCCCTTGCACGACGAAGGCGTGGCCTACGCGAAAAAGCTGCGCGCCGATGGCGTAGAGATCACGCTGCGCGACCACCCTGACATGACGCACGGGTTTTTCACGCTGGTCGACGTAGTGGATCGCGCGAAAGAGGAAATTCGCGCAGTCGGGGCGATCATTGCAGAGGACCTGCGACGTTGA